From a region of the Geothrix sp. 21YS21S-2 genome:
- a CDS encoding ABC transporter permease has protein sequence MRGALLIVKKEFMELSKDRKTMFFTFVMPLVLFPLLFGMIGKLGKSDKAERTGRPSRVCVLDASGALAAVLGASPKEFQVVERPSGDVKQAIRDQKLEMALEIEPQAADKQRRQETWSVKAVYDRSDESSALALDRLKKAVSSRDKIVVQERLKAMGASAQLAVPTRIEPDDAGGASRALGKALGSFLPYMVMMMMFAGAMQHGIYATAGEKERGTLLSLLSTSIPRSQIIIGKLLYVFSIGIIVAMINLLSMAFAVTRLVAAEAASAGQAGHAMPGLGALASPATLGLTFILMVPLGLFFANFIILAGIQAKNTVEAGTAIMPGMVVVIFLGVFSMAPGIEKMAFLPYVPVVNVSLAIRKLFSQQANYWEYTVALLMTIGLACLMTWLSTRLLKRESAIFKV, from the coding sequence ATGAGGGGGGCGCTGCTGATCGTGAAAAAGGAGTTCATGGAGCTGTCCAAGGACCGCAAGACCATGTTCTTCACCTTCGTCATGCCCCTGGTGCTGTTCCCGCTGCTGTTCGGGATGATCGGCAAGCTCGGCAAGAGCGACAAGGCCGAGCGCACCGGGCGCCCCAGCCGGGTCTGCGTCCTGGACGCCTCCGGCGCCCTCGCCGCCGTCCTGGGGGCCAGCCCCAAGGAGTTCCAGGTGGTGGAGCGGCCCTCCGGGGACGTCAAGCAGGCCATCCGCGACCAGAAGCTGGAGATGGCCCTGGAGATCGAGCCCCAGGCCGCCGACAAGCAGCGCCGGCAGGAGACCTGGTCCGTCAAGGCCGTCTACGACCGCAGCGACGAGTCCTCCGCCCTGGCCCTGGACCGGCTGAAGAAGGCCGTGTCCAGCCGGGACAAGATCGTGGTCCAGGAGCGCCTCAAGGCCATGGGCGCCTCCGCGCAGCTCGCCGTGCCCACCCGCATCGAGCCCGACGACGCCGGGGGCGCGAGCCGCGCCCTGGGCAAGGCCCTGGGGTCCTTCCTTCCCTACATGGTCATGATGATGATGTTCGCGGGGGCCATGCAGCACGGCATCTACGCCACGGCGGGCGAGAAGGAGCGGGGCACCCTGCTCAGCCTCCTCTCCACCAGCATCCCCCGCAGCCAGATCATCATCGGCAAGCTCCTGTACGTCTTCTCCATCGGCATCATCGTGGCCATGATCAACCTCCTCAGCATGGCCTTCGCCGTGACCCGCCTGGTCGCGGCCGAGGCGGCCTCGGCGGGGCAGGCCGGTCACGCCATGCCGGGCCTGGGCGCCCTGGCGTCGCCGGCGACCCTGGGCCTGACCTTCATCCTGATGGTGCCCCTGGGGCTCTTCTTTGCGAACTTCATCATCCTGGCCGGCATCCAGGCCAAGAACACCGTCGAGGCCGGCACGGCCATCATGCCGGGCATGGTGGTGGTGATCTTCCTGGGGGTCTTCTCCATGGCCCCCGGCATCGAAAAGATGGCTTTCCTGCCTTACGTGCCGGTGGTGAACGTCAGCCTCGCCATCCGCAAACTCTTCAGCCAGCAAGCCAACTACTGGGAATACACGGTTGCGCTCCTCATGACCATCGGTCTGGCCTGCCTCATGACCTGGCTATCCACCCGCCTGCTCAAGCGCGAATCCGCTATATTCAAGGTTTAG
- a CDS encoding undecaprenyl-diphosphate phosphatase: protein MTLLIAILLGLIQGLTEFLPVSSTAHLTLAENLLLRQSMPLAFDVLLHVGTLLALIVYFRSEILHMLRGIAGKDAEGLRLAGWILLAMVPTVVFGFATRHLKETAKAHIWVYGVCLLVTAALLFAANNLSEKNDEARGLEEMGPWDALAVGTIQGIGGGFGLSRSGSTIAMGVFRGLKLPSATRFSFLLGMPTILGAAVLEGTHILKPLLRHQPLPAELAFPAGSISPAVACAVGVAVSAVSGYFAIGLLDRFTRRPRLNPFAFYCLCAGVALIILGTVGSKGFFYAQGVSLP, encoded by the coding sequence ATGACCCTTCTCATCGCGATCCTTCTGGGCCTCATCCAGGGCCTCACCGAATTCCTGCCCGTCTCCTCCACGGCCCACCTGACCCTCGCGGAGAACCTGCTCCTCAGGCAGAGCATGCCCCTGGCCTTCGACGTGCTGCTCCACGTGGGGACCCTCCTGGCGCTGATCGTCTACTTCCGTTCCGAGATCCTCCACATGCTCCGCGGCATCGCGGGCAAGGATGCCGAGGGCCTTCGCCTGGCGGGGTGGATCCTCCTGGCCATGGTGCCCACCGTGGTCTTCGGCTTCGCCACGCGCCACCTGAAGGAGACCGCCAAGGCCCACATCTGGGTCTACGGCGTCTGCCTCCTGGTCACCGCGGCCCTGCTCTTCGCCGCCAACAACCTCAGCGAGAAGAACGACGAGGCCCGCGGCCTGGAGGAGATGGGCCCCTGGGACGCCCTGGCCGTGGGCACCATCCAGGGCATCGGCGGCGGCTTCGGGCTCTCCCGCAGCGGCTCGACCATCGCCATGGGCGTGTTCCGGGGCCTCAAGCTGCCCAGCGCCACCCGCTTCAGCTTCCTGCTGGGCATGCCCACCATCCTGGGCGCGGCGGTCCTCGAGGGCACCCACATCCTCAAGCCCCTGCTGCGCCACCAGCCCCTCCCCGCGGAACTCGCCTTCCCGGCGGGCTCCATCAGCCCGGCCGTGGCCTGCGCCGTGGGCGTGGCCGTGTCGGCCGTGTCGGGCTACTTCGCCATCGGGCTCCTGGACCGCTTCACCCGCAGGCCCCGGCTCAACCCCTTCGCGTTCTACTGCCTCTGCGCCGGCGTGGCCCTGATCATCCTGGGGACGGTGGGGAGCAAGGGCTTCTTCTACGCCCAGGGCGTCTCGCTGCCCTGA
- a CDS encoding low specificity L-threonine aldolase, translating into MRSLDFRSDTVTRPTPGMRKAMAEAEVGDDVLDRDPTMDRLERRVAGLLGKEAGLWTPTGCMANAIALMLHLGRGGKFLAPAQAHVLGSELGTAAWLAQGMPEALPWEGGPGRITPMQVWKAAGAPGPYYSLRTSLLCLENTHNFAGGTCLSAAEHRALVEQAQGRDLKVHLDGARLWHAAAAQNASLEAMAWGADTVSVCLSKGLGAPMGSVLCGSRDAVEGARRLRKMLGGGVRQGGVMAAAGLEALDYLPRIPEDHEKARVLADGLRSMGFQVPVPETNILLVPVPDAPSALAILEEAKVRVLPVGGALRFITHRDLSLADVAEAVERIRAISDRLVTTWEGVRPMI; encoded by the coding sequence ATGAGATCCCTGGACTTCCGCTCCGACACCGTGACCCGGCCCACCCCCGGGATGAGGAAGGCCATGGCCGAAGCGGAGGTGGGCGACGACGTCCTCGACCGCGACCCCACCATGGACCGCCTGGAACGCCGCGTGGCCGGGCTCCTGGGCAAGGAGGCCGGGCTGTGGACGCCCACGGGCTGCATGGCCAACGCCATCGCCCTCATGCTCCACCTGGGGCGGGGCGGGAAGTTCCTGGCCCCCGCCCAGGCCCACGTGCTGGGCTCCGAGCTGGGCACCGCGGCCTGGCTGGCCCAGGGCATGCCCGAGGCCCTGCCCTGGGAGGGCGGCCCCGGCAGGATCACCCCCATGCAGGTCTGGAAGGCCGCGGGCGCGCCCGGGCCCTACTACTCGCTGCGCACCTCCCTGCTCTGCCTCGAGAACACCCACAATTTCGCCGGGGGCACCTGCCTTTCGGCCGCCGAGCACCGGGCGCTGGTGGAGCAGGCCCAGGGCCGCGACCTCAAGGTCCACCTGGACGGCGCCCGCCTCTGGCACGCCGCCGCGGCGCAGAACGCCTCCCTCGAGGCGATGGCCTGGGGCGCCGACACCGTGAGCGTCTGCCTCAGCAAGGGCCTGGGCGCCCCCATGGGCTCCGTGCTCTGCGGCAGCCGGGACGCGGTTGAAGGCGCCCGGCGCCTGCGCAAGATGCTGGGCGGCGGCGTGCGCCAGGGCGGCGTCATGGCCGCGGCGGGCCTGGAGGCCCTGGACTACCTGCCCCGCATTCCCGAGGACCACGAAAAGGCCCGGGTCCTCGCCGACGGCCTGCGGTCCATGGGCTTCCAGGTGCCCGTGCCCGAGACCAACATCCTGCTGGTCCCCGTGCCCGACGCGCCCTCGGCCCTGGCCATCCTCGAGGAGGCCAAGGTCCGCGTCCTGCCCGTGGGCGGCGCCCTGCGCTTCATCACCCACCGCGACCTCTCCCTGGCCGACGTGGCCGAGGCCGTGGAGCGCATCCGCGCCATCTCGGACCGCCTCGTGACGACCTGGGAGGGCGTCAGGCCGATGATCTAG
- a CDS encoding tyrosine-protein phosphatase, with product MPLDGQTKTPDRHLRLEGVRNFRDLGGYRAHGGRTVAWGRLFRSGRLSGLTGGDRARVGALGLDLVVDFRQRSECDLEPSAWASGAAPRTENLEIVPGSLEGFFAPDGTARTAAFMEQLYRVLALEHAEVYRAMFAHILAIPDARVLLHCAAGKDRTGFGSALLLLALGVSREDVMEDYLLTSRCLDVDAEMDTVLAVAPHLLKPPMTREGVRPMFEVRRSYLESAFSAMGGVEAYLEGHLGLGPDERDSLRERYLRA from the coding sequence ATGCCCCTGGATGGCCAGACCAAGACCCCCGACCGCCACCTCCGCCTCGAAGGCGTCCGCAATTTCAGGGACCTGGGCGGCTACCGGGCCCATGGCGGGAGGACCGTGGCCTGGGGCCGGCTCTTCCGGTCGGGGCGCCTCTCGGGCCTCACCGGCGGGGACCGGGCCCGGGTGGGGGCCCTCGGGCTGGACCTGGTGGTGGATTTCCGCCAGCGCTCCGAGTGCGACCTGGAGCCCTCGGCCTGGGCTTCCGGGGCCGCCCCCCGGACCGAGAACCTGGAGATCGTCCCGGGCAGCCTGGAGGGGTTCTTCGCCCCGGACGGCACGGCGCGGACCGCGGCCTTCATGGAGCAGCTCTACCGGGTCCTCGCCCTGGAGCACGCGGAGGTGTACCGCGCCATGTTCGCCCACATCCTGGCGATCCCCGACGCCCGCGTCCTGCTGCACTGCGCGGCGGGCAAGGACCGCACGGGCTTCGGCAGCGCCCTGCTGCTCCTGGCCCTGGGCGTGTCGCGGGAGGACGTCATGGAGGACTACCTGCTCACCTCCCGGTGCCTGGATGTCGATGCGGAAATGGACACGGTGCTGGCCGTGGCGCCGCACCTGCTGAAGCCGCCCATGACCCGGGAGGGCGTCCGGCCCATGTTCGAGGTGCGCAGGAGCTACCTGGAGTCCGCCTTCAGCGCCATGGGCGGCGTCGAAGCCTACCTGGAAGGACACTTGGGCCTGGGGCCGGACGAGCGCGACAGCCTGCGGGAGCGCTACCTGAGGGCCTGA
- a CDS encoding helix-turn-helix transcriptional regulator — translation MHNRVRESRQNLGMTQQDLADAVGVSRQSINSIEQGKYVPSLPLALHLARVFGVATDALFELKES, via the coding sequence GTGCACAACCGAGTCCGCGAGTCGAGGCAGAACCTCGGCATGACGCAGCAGGACCTGGCCGACGCCGTGGGGGTCTCCCGCCAGAGCATCAATTCCATCGAACAGGGGAAGTACGTCCCCAGCCTCCCGCTGGCCCTGCACCTGGCCCGGGTCTTCGGCGTGGCGACGGACGCGCTGTTCGAACTGAAGGAGAGCTGA
- a CDS encoding ABC transporter ATP-binding protein: MIQITDIYKSFYVKDKKSRSKMRIEAVRGISLTVKPGEIYGLLGPNGAGKSTTLRMIAGLMVPDGGTIEVCGIDSTREPERARSTIGYLSTDLSVYNRFTPRELLKLFGEFQGVDAAVAERRGLHLLDRLHMAEFADVKMEGFSGGQKQKVSIARALLHDPKVVIFDEPTTGLDVLTAKTVLDLLRIMKAEGRSVIVSTHVMPMVEAICDRVGIIFEGTLHGDASPREILDRWGVKTLDEVFFQLVADKERGVA; the protein is encoded by the coding sequence TTGATCCAGATCACGGACATCTATAAATCCTTCTATGTCAAGGACAAGAAGTCGCGATCCAAGATGCGGATCGAGGCGGTCCGGGGCATCTCGCTCACGGTGAAGCCGGGCGAGATCTACGGCCTCCTGGGCCCCAACGGCGCGGGCAAGTCCACCACCCTGCGGATGATCGCGGGCCTCATGGTCCCCGACGGCGGCACCATCGAGGTGTGCGGCATCGATTCCACCCGGGAGCCCGAACGGGCGCGCTCCACCATCGGATACCTCTCCACCGACCTGAGCGTCTACAACCGCTTCACGCCCCGGGAGCTCCTGAAGCTGTTCGGGGAGTTCCAGGGCGTGGACGCGGCCGTGGCCGAGCGCCGCGGCCTCCACCTCCTGGACCGCCTCCACATGGCGGAGTTCGCCGACGTGAAGATGGAGGGCTTCTCCGGCGGGCAGAAGCAGAAGGTGTCCATCGCCCGGGCCCTGCTCCACGACCCCAAGGTGGTGATCTTCGACGAGCCCACCACGGGCCTGGACGTGCTCACCGCCAAGACCGTGCTCGACCTCCTCCGGATCATGAAGGCCGAGGGGCGCTCGGTCATCGTCTCCACCCACGTCATGCCCATGGTGGAAGCCATCTGCGACCGCGTCGGCATCATCTTCGAGGGCACGCTCCACGGCGACGCCTCGCCGCGGGAGATCCTGGACCGCTGGGGGGTCAAGACCCTCGACGAGGTGTTCTTCCAGCTTGTGGCCGACAAGGAAAGGGGCGTGGCATGA
- the yvcK gene encoding uridine diphosphate-N-acetylglucosamine-binding protein YvcK, with product MEGGRGLHADQPLKVVAIGGGTGLAALLRALKPEAGRTRDPWRLTGIVTVSDDGGSSGRLRDELGGIPPGDLRNCLSALTREESVLSELLNYRFSGDGSLAGHSLGNLMLHAMADLTGDWVRAIRALSNVLVTVGRLYPSTVVPVVLKAEDMEGRRYTGETNVNSCTPPLARFWAEPLDAEPLPEAILAILQADLILLAPGSLYTSTIASLLVTELREAVFRTGHPVVYIANLMTEPGESAGLDLEAHLAAIQSHAHLAVAAVIANTAPLPPNLMRRYQQEGGTPLVADARVICGVPVFAYALLDPEAEMVRHHPILLNRALRDVIATL from the coding sequence GTGGAAGGCGGGAGGGGCCTCCACGCCGACCAGCCCCTGAAGGTCGTCGCCATCGGGGGCGGTACGGGTCTGGCCGCCCTGCTCCGGGCCCTGAAGCCCGAGGCCGGCCGCACCCGGGACCCCTGGCGGCTCACGGGGATCGTGACGGTCTCCGACGACGGCGGCTCCAGCGGGCGCCTCCGGGACGAACTGGGCGGCATCCCCCCCGGGGATCTGCGCAACTGCCTGTCGGCCCTCACCCGCGAGGAGTCGGTGCTCTCCGAGCTCCTCAACTACCGGTTCTCGGGGGACGGGTCCCTGGCCGGGCACTCCCTGGGCAACCTGATGCTCCATGCCATGGCCGACCTCACCGGCGACTGGGTGCGGGCGATCCGGGCGCTCTCCAACGTCCTGGTGACGGTGGGCCGCCTCTACCCCTCCACGGTGGTGCCGGTGGTGCTCAAGGCCGAGGACATGGAGGGCCGCCGCTACACCGGCGAGACCAACGTGAACTCCTGCACGCCGCCCCTGGCGCGGTTCTGGGCGGAGCCCCTGGACGCCGAGCCCCTGCCCGAAGCCATCCTGGCCATCCTCCAGGCCGACCTCATCCTCCTGGCCCCGGGCAGCCTCTACACCTCAACCATCGCCTCCCTCCTGGTCACCGAGCTCCGGGAGGCGGTCTTCCGCACCGGCCACCCGGTGGTGTACATCGCCAACCTCATGACCGAGCCCGGGGAGAGCGCCGGACTGGACCTGGAGGCCCACCTCGCCGCCATCCAGTCCCATGCCCACCTGGCCGTGGCCGCCGTCATCGCCAACACCGCGCCCCTGCCGCCCAACCTCATGCGCCGCTACCAGCAGGAGGGCGGGACGCCCCTGGTCGCCGACGCCCGCGTCATCTGCGGCGTGCCGGTTTTTGCCTATGCCCTCCTGGACCCGGAGGCGGAGATGGTCCGGCACCATCCCATCCTCCTCAACCGGGCCCTGCGGGACGTCATCGCAACTTTGTAG
- a CDS encoding winged helix-turn-helix domain-containing protein has product MPAGQIQGERFRIGDLTLDVACGSLQRAGERVPLAPKSLQLLAELARQYPKVVRRIDLIEAVWADELITDQTLSQRVSLLRRELGDTAGEPTYIGRAWGCGYHLIAPVEAIADGEVPVPARTTVLVLPFDHLGAEGDPGFGEGLAEEITAGLAALGGLAVASRTTALQAKRLDRPLRDFCRELGVDFLLEGTVRWAPLPAGGLEGRFTAQLIRAADDTHLWAMHLDIPPGPILEAQASLGQRVILKVRESAAEAAVTAGGLRLAVMPFRGEGAAPGDAWLEAWLAHALGLEARDRGAALPGSHSAVANLLPVPGGDWAPEDLARAAGLLEVQWVVSGSFVRISGGLRLTPRLYDAVSGRAYAWEPLTGTWDDLGGLLARVMDRLQEAVRGPGRDTGPDRLGAFEAYARGRKRFFAKGKNALEETRRNFQQALRLDPGYAMAHSGLGSVLALGYIQRTDPACLAQAADHLHRALVLDPEITEPYPWLCYVLMRQGNLEEAVLMGRKSVLLQPDYVYAHYFHGLAHLVLAERDPGGLEEAETCFRAAVEVDATHIPAWICLSSCALQRGDYAGALETGIRATALERGGVTVSLFPGNEAFLGQVHLRLGDLDTAERCFRTAAEVMERTDHALREAMLGLCACGVGEALLRRGDPSRALPAFRKAWQLASEFPSMLGAGRLRLLAGAGLASAYAITGSRDKALGLLRAASVEEVRPETWLAGAGKAQIAYGLALAWLRCGETQAALDGLASAVACGWRDQACLAGDPDLAPLRGLPGFPGGLLNT; this is encoded by the coding sequence ATGCCCGCAGGACAAATTCAGGGGGAGCGGTTCCGCATCGGCGACCTGACGCTGGACGTCGCCTGCGGCAGCCTGCAGAGGGCCGGAGAACGGGTGCCGCTGGCCCCCAAATCCCTCCAGCTCCTGGCGGAACTGGCGCGCCAGTACCCGAAGGTGGTGCGCCGCATCGACCTCATCGAGGCCGTGTGGGCCGACGAACTCATCACCGACCAGACCCTCTCCCAGCGCGTCTCGCTCCTGAGGCGGGAACTGGGGGACACCGCCGGCGAGCCCACCTACATCGGCCGCGCCTGGGGATGCGGCTACCACCTCATCGCCCCCGTGGAGGCCATCGCCGACGGCGAAGTCCCGGTCCCGGCCAGGACCACGGTGCTGGTCCTGCCCTTCGACCACCTGGGAGCCGAAGGGGACCCCGGGTTCGGGGAAGGGCTCGCGGAGGAGATCACCGCGGGCCTCGCGGCCCTGGGGGGCCTGGCTGTGGCCTCCCGGACCACGGCCCTCCAGGCCAAGCGCCTGGACCGGCCCCTGCGGGACTTCTGCCGGGAACTGGGCGTCGATTTCCTCCTGGAAGGGACGGTGCGCTGGGCCCCGCTGCCGGCGGGGGGCCTGGAGGGGCGGTTCACCGCCCAGCTGATCCGGGCCGCCGACGACACCCACCTCTGGGCCATGCACCTGGACATCCCCCCGGGGCCCATCCTGGAAGCCCAGGCCTCCCTGGGCCAGCGGGTGATCCTGAAGGTACGGGAGAGCGCCGCGGAGGCGGCCGTCACCGCGGGCGGCCTGCGCCTGGCGGTCATGCCCTTCCGGGGCGAGGGCGCGGCCCCCGGGGACGCCTGGCTCGAAGCCTGGCTCGCGCACGCCCTCGGGTTGGAGGCCCGGGACCGGGGGGCCGCCCTGCCCGGGTCCCATTCCGCCGTCGCGAACCTGCTGCCCGTGCCGGGCGGGGACTGGGCCCCGGAGGACCTGGCCCGGGCCGCCGGGCTCCTGGAGGTCCAGTGGGTGGTCTCGGGGAGCTTCGTGCGCATCTCCGGGGGCCTGCGCCTCACGCCCCGGCTCTACGACGCCGTCTCGGGCCGGGCCTACGCATGGGAGCCCCTGACGGGCACCTGGGACGACCTGGGCGGGCTGCTGGCCCGGGTCATGGACCGGCTCCAGGAGGCGGTCCGCGGACCGGGGCGCGATACGGGGCCGGACCGGCTGGGGGCCTTCGAGGCCTATGCCAGGGGCAGGAAACGGTTCTTCGCCAAGGGCAAGAACGCCCTGGAAGAGACCCGGCGGAACTTCCAGCAGGCCCTGCGCCTGGATCCCGGCTACGCCATGGCCCACTCCGGCCTGGGTTCCGTCCTCGCCCTGGGGTACATCCAGCGCACCGACCCCGCCTGCCTCGCCCAGGCCGCGGACCACCTCCACCGGGCCCTCGTCCTGGATCCGGAGATCACTGAGCCCTACCCCTGGCTCTGCTACGTGCTGATGCGCCAGGGGAACCTGGAGGAGGCGGTGCTGATGGGCCGCAAGAGCGTCCTGCTGCAGCCGGACTATGTCTACGCCCACTACTTCCATGGCCTGGCCCACCTGGTGCTCGCCGAGCGGGATCCGGGGGGACTGGAGGAGGCGGAAACCTGTTTCCGCGCGGCGGTGGAGGTGGACGCCACCCACATCCCCGCCTGGATCTGCCTCTCCTCGTGCGCCCTGCAGCGGGGCGACTACGCCGGGGCCCTGGAGACCGGGATCCGCGCCACCGCCCTGGAGCGCGGCGGCGTCACGGTCAGCCTGTTCCCCGGCAACGAGGCCTTCCTGGGCCAGGTCCACCTGCGCCTGGGCGACCTGGACACCGCCGAGCGCTGCTTCCGCACCGCCGCCGAGGTGATGGAGCGCACCGACCACGCCCTCCGCGAGGCCATGCTGGGCCTGTGCGCCTGCGGCGTGGGGGAGGCGCTCCTGCGCAGGGGGGATCCCTCCCGGGCCCTGCCGGCCTTCCGCAAGGCGTGGCAGCTGGCCTCGGAATTCCCCTCCATGCTGGGCGCCGGGCGCCTCCGCCTCCTGGCCGGCGCCGGCCTGGCCTCGGCCTACGCAATCACCGGGTCGCGGGACAAGGCCCTCGGGCTTCTGCGCGCCGCCTCCGTGGAGGAGGTGCGGCCCGAGACCTGGCTCGCCGGGGCCGGCAAGGCCCAGATCGCCTACGGCCTGGCCCTGGCCTGGCTCCGCTGCGGCGAGACGCAGGCCGCCCTTGACGGCCTGGCCTCGGCCGTAGCGTGCGGCTGGCGGGACCAGGCGTGCCTGGCCGGGGATCCGGACCTGGCCCCCCTGCGCGGCCTGCCGGGGTTCCCCGGGGGCCTCCTGAATACGTAG
- a CDS encoding GNAT family N-acetyltransferase, whose amino-acid sequence MIRFQHDPRPALDAIAALYAASPLRRPIGDPARLGAMFDHANVVISAWDGERLVGLARGWTDHAFDGYICDLAVHPAYQGRGVGRGLLEEARTLGPGIQWVLSASPLARDYYAHLGWEPITTGWKLQREDPLPSYEAFRAEFAHLAEKA is encoded by the coding sequence GTGATCCGCTTTCAGCACGACCCCCGCCCCGCCCTGGACGCCATCGCCGCGCTCTACGCCGCCTCCCCCCTGCGCCGCCCCATCGGCGACCCGGCGCGCCTCGGGGCCATGTTCGACCATGCCAACGTGGTGATCTCCGCCTGGGACGGGGAGCGCCTGGTGGGGCTGGCCCGGGGCTGGACGGACCACGCCTTCGACGGCTACATCTGCGACCTGGCCGTGCACCCCGCCTACCAGGGCCGGGGGGTGGGCCGGGGCCTGCTGGAGGAGGCCCGGACCCTGGGCCCGGGCATCCAGTGGGTGCTCTCGGCCTCGCCCCTGGCCAGGGACTACTACGCGCACCTGGGCTGGGAGCCCATCACCACCGGGTGGAAGCTGCAGCGGGAGGACCCCCTGCCCTCCTACGAGGCGTTCCGGGCGGAGTTCGCCCACCTGGCGGAAAAGGCCTGA
- a CDS encoding SPFH domain-containing protein produces the protein MELVSGIPVFQILAWAVAALVLLLLLSKTVRYIPNTRVGIVEKLISNRGSVKSGFIALSGEAGFQPEVLRGGWHLFMPFMYRIHKVPLVTIPQSKIGYVFARDGHDLPPTQTLASNEATDGFQDVRAFLSAGGQKGPQRGLLREGTYAINLAQFVVLTEDQMYYLPMDRSELDSFTKMSAVIAERGGYRPVIIRGTDDAVGIATVHDGPSLPSGEIIAPTVGQDLTKTASYHNNFQDADKFLKAGGFRGRQYQVLVEGTYYINRLFATVELIPKTVVEVGNVGVVVSYTGEAGLDISGTEYRHGELVTPGQRGVWSEPLLPGKYAFNTYAGKVLVVPTTNFILKWNKSEVGSHKYDENLSEVSLITKDAFEPSLPLSVVVHIDYRKAPLVIQRFGDVKKLVEQTLDPMVSAYFKNIGQTRTLIQLIQDRSAIQDQSGVQMKEKFVQYNLELQEVLIGTPTSGAAGGQIEQILMQLRSRQIANEQVETYERQENAAVKERELREAEAKAKQQTLLTESEIAINVQSNAGKADYARAQQQAAQIQTLASAEAEKLRLMGEGEAKRIKSLAEAEAEKAARVGIAQAMAIEEQVRAYGGPQFQLVQQVMNRFAEAIQSSQVDVVPKINMGGAGGGGNLIESLLGVLLSDKVGEIVGVAPTAPRDPAALALKEEMMKKMGKKD, from the coding sequence ATGGAGTTGGTGTCAGGGATTCCCGTCTTCCAGATCCTGGCCTGGGCCGTCGCGGCCCTGGTGCTGCTCCTCCTGCTTTCCAAGACCGTGCGCTACATTCCCAACACCCGCGTGGGCATTGTGGAGAAGCTCATCAGCAACCGGGGGTCGGTGAAGTCCGGCTTCATCGCCCTCTCCGGGGAGGCCGGGTTCCAGCCCGAGGTGCTGCGCGGCGGCTGGCACCTCTTCATGCCCTTCATGTACCGCATCCACAAGGTGCCCCTGGTCACCATCCCCCAGAGCAAGATCGGGTACGTCTTCGCCCGGGACGGCCATGACCTGCCCCCCACCCAGACCCTGGCCTCCAACGAGGCGACCGACGGCTTCCAGGACGTGCGGGCCTTCCTGAGCGCGGGCGGCCAGAAGGGCCCCCAGCGCGGCCTTCTGCGGGAAGGCACCTACGCCATCAACCTCGCCCAGTTCGTGGTCCTCACGGAGGACCAGATGTACTACCTCCCCATGGACCGCAGCGAGCTGGACTCCTTCACCAAGATGTCGGCCGTCATCGCCGAGCGCGGCGGCTACCGCCCCGTGATCATCCGCGGCACGGACGACGCCGTGGGCATCGCCACCGTGCACGACGGGCCCTCGCTGCCCTCCGGCGAGATCATCGCGCCCACCGTGGGCCAGGACCTGACCAAGACCGCCAGCTACCACAACAACTTCCAGGACGCGGACAAGTTCCTCAAGGCGGGCGGCTTCCGGGGCCGGCAGTACCAGGTCCTGGTGGAAGGAACCTACTACATCAACCGCCTCTTCGCCACGGTGGAGCTGATCCCCAAGACGGTGGTGGAAGTGGGCAACGTGGGCGTGGTGGTGTCCTACACCGGCGAGGCCGGCCTGGACATCAGCGGCACGGAGTACCGCCACGGCGAGCTGGTCACGCCGGGACAGCGCGGTGTCTGGAGCGAGCCGCTCCTGCCCGGCAAGTACGCGTTCAACACCTACGCCGGCAAGGTCCTCGTGGTGCCCACCACCAACTTCATCCTCAAGTGGAACAAGTCCGAGGTGGGCTCCCACAAGTACGACGAGAACCTCTCCGAGGTGAGCCTCATCACCAAGGACGCCTTCGAGCCCAGCCTGCCGCTGTCCGTGGTGGTGCACATCGACTACCGCAAGGCGCCGCTGGTCATCCAGCGCTTCGGCGACGTGAAGAAGCTCGTGGAGCAGACCCTCGATCCCATGGTCAGCGCCTATTTCAAGAACATCGGCCAGACCCGCACCCTCATCCAGCTCATCCAGGACCGCTCGGCCATCCAGGACCAGAGCGGCGTCCAGATGAAGGAGAAGTTCGTCCAGTACAACCTCGAGCTGCAGGAGGTCCTCATCGGCACCCCCACCAGCGGCGCCGCGGGCGGCCAGATCGAGCAGATCCTCATGCAGCTGCGCAGCCGCCAGATCGCGAACGAGCAGGTGGAGACCTACGAGCGCCAGGAGAACGCGGCCGTCAAGGAACGGGAGCTGCGCGAGGCCGAGGCCAAGGCCAAGCAGCAGACCCTGCTCACCGAGTCCGAGATCGCCATCAACGTGCAGAGCAACGCCGGCAAGGCCGACTACGCCCGCGCCCAGCAGCAGGCCGCCCAGATCCAGACCCTGGCCTCGGCCGAGGCCGAGAAGCTCCGCCTCATGGGCGAAGGCGAGGCCAAGCGCATCAAGTCCCTGGCCGAGGCCGAGGCCGAGAAGGCCGCCCGCGTGGGCATCGCCCAGGCCATGGCCATCGAGGAGCAGGTGCGGGCCTACGGCGGCCCGCAATTCCAGCTGGTCCAGCAGGTGATGAACCGCTTCGCCGAGGCCATCCAGTCCTCCCAGGTGGACGTGGTGCCCAAGATCAACATGGGCGGAGCCGGCGGCGGCGGGAACCTCATCGAGAGCCTCCTGGGCGTGCTGCTGTCGGACAAGGTGGGCGAGATCGTGGGGGTCGCCCCCACCGCCCCCCGGGACCCGGCCGCCCTGGCCCTCAAGGAGGAAATGATGAAGAAGATGGGGAAGAAGGACTGA